The Chloroflexota bacterium DNA window CGGATATGCTAATGCGCTGGCAAGTTGGCATAATATGGGAATTATGGCCGACCTGAATGCTTATTTTATAGATGAGCTTGTCGGTTTTACCTCACAAGAGCAGGAAGATTTTTTTCCAGGCACTTTATCGGGGGCTATCAATCCCACCGGAGAACGGATTGGTTTACCGTTGAGCCAGTCGAGTTATGTTCTATTCTATAATCTGAGTTGGGCGCAAGCATTGGGTTTCGACCAGCCGCCGCAAAATACCCAGGAGCTGCGCCAGCAGGCTTGTGCCGCCGCGGCAGCCACCGCGGGCGACACGGGTGGCATGGTCTTATATTCTGGCGCTTCGTATGTTATGCCCTGGATTTATGCTTTCGGCGATGATGGCCTCACCGAAGATGGCCTGGACTATGATTTCACAACCACCACGCTCCATGAGGTAGCCCAATTCTGGAAAACTTTATGGGATGAAGATTGCGCCTTTGCCACCGAGACTTACCCCAACCCGGAGTTTGCCACCCGGCAAGCCCTTTTTGTGATGAGTTCATCCGCCGGATTGCCGCATCAGACAGAGGCAATGGTTGCCGCCGGGAGTCCTGATGTGTGGACGGTGCTGCCTTTCCTGGGACCGGATGGTACGCGGGCTGTCAACGCGGCCAGCCAATACGCTGCGGTGGTGAATAACACACCGGAGCGGTCGCTGGCGGCTTGGCTCTTTTTGCGTTACTTCACCACGCCCGAAGTTCAGGCACGCTGGGTCGCCGCGGGAGATTATTACCCGGTACGCATGAGCGCCGTCGATTTGCTCAAGAGCTACGCCAAGGAACATCCCCAATGGCTCACCGGTTTGGAACTGCTTGATTACGGACATGCCGAGCCTGCCATGCCCTCCTGGGGAGCCGTGCGCAGCGCCGTTCAAGATGCTTTTGACGCCATCCTCACAGGCGCTCCCGAAGAAATTCCGGTGCATTTGATCCAACTCAATGATCTGGCGACGGAAATTAAAGCACAAGCCGGGCCATAATCCCCCCATGCCCTTTCCTCACGTTACGATCTACACCGACGGCGCTTGTTCTGGTAATCCTGGCCCTGGGGGCTGGGGCGTGTTGCTGCGTTTTGGCAGTCGTGAAAAAGAACTCAGCGGCGGCGCTGGTGACACCACCAACAATCGCATGGAACTGACCGCTGCACTCGAAGCCTTACGCGCGCTCACCAAACCCTGTCAGATTGATTTTTATACCGATTCGGAATATCTCAAAAATGGCATTACCCGCTGGCTGGCTGGCTGGAAACGCAAGGGGTGGAAAACCAGCGCAAAAAAACCGGTCAAAAACCAGGATTTATGGCAGGCGCTCGATGAAGCCGTGCAGGGTCACCAAATTAGCTGGCATTGGGTGCGCGGGCATGCTGGTCAGCGTGAAAATGAGCGCGTCGACCAATTGGCGCGCAATGCAATCGGATCGCAAAAATGAAATTTTTATACGAAAAACAAACCGAACATGTCTCGCCGATATTTAGATAGCCTCACCACGCGCCTGATGCTGACATTTGTGCTTGTTATGCTCGCAACGCTGGTTGCAGCAGGTGGCCTGGCATACTGGTTCTTGCGTACCCAACTCAAAAACGAAACCTGGCGCGAAGTTGCCGCGCAAATCGGCTATCTCATCATCACCCGGCCAAGCCCGGTGATCGCGTTGATCGGGGGGGCAATTCTGGTTGTGCTGGCGGGTTCGGTTTTGGGTGGGTTCACCGCCAGCCGTCTGACCCAACCACTCAGCCGCCTGAACGAAGCTGCCCTCGATATTAGCTCTGGTAACCTCGAAAAACCAGTGCCTATTCCCGAAAGTCCCTATGAAATTTCAGCACTGGCAACCGCCTTTGAAGTCAGCCGCCGCAATATGCGCCAGGCTATCGAAGACCTTTCACGCGCCAAAGCCTGGGCCGAAACCCTCATCCAATCGGTGGTGGAGGGCATTGTCACCATTGACGAACAGGGGCGCATCACCTCGTTTAGCGATGGAGCCGAGCAAATCACCGCCTGGCAGCGCAGCGAAGTTTTGGCACAATCGATTGATGAAATTTTTAAACTGCCCGGCAGCGGCACATTCACCCGGCAAATTTCCGCTGTGGGGGTAATGCACCAGGTTGGCATTCTCAATCGCTACGGGCAAGAGATTACTTTGGCTGTCACAGGTGCGCGCATGCGCTCACCTGAATCTGCCGAAACGCAAACCGCTCTGGTGCTACGCAATATCACCGATGAAGAAGCTGCCCAACAACTGCGTTCCTATTTTCTGGCAAATATTTCGCATGAATTCCGCACACCACTGGCCGCGCTAAACGCCTCGGTAGAATTGCTGCTCGAAGAGCTTCACGATCTCTCGCGTGACGAAATCACTGAATTGCTGGAATCGGTGCATTACAGCCTGATAGCCTTGCAAACCCTGATCGACAATCTATTGGAGAGTACCAGCATCGAGGCTGGGCAATTCCGCATTCACAGCCGACCCACACAGGTTAAGTCCGTCATCGGCGAAGCCGTCCGTGTGATGAAACCCCTCCTCGAACGGCGCGATCAGGCGCTTCGGTTGCAACAGCCCGATCACATCCCCACTATAAAAGCGGATCCCACTCGCCTCACGCAAGTATTGGTCAACCTGCTTTCCAACGCCAGTAAATACAGCTCGATGGGCGATCAAATTGCGCTGCGTGTTGAACTGCCCGCGGCCAATATGTTGCGCATCAGCGTAGCCGATCAAGGGCCGGGTGTTCCAACTGGAGATCAGGGAAACTTGTTCCGCCGATTTGTGCGCCTGGATGAGCGCGGCAAAGCCCAATATGGCGTGGGGCTGGGGTTATCGGTTGTGAAGGCCATCGTGGAAGAGCACGGCGGTTACGTGGGCCTGGATGAACGCGGGGGCGGCGGGTCGATATTCTGGTTTGAAATTCCGATGGATGGAGAGTTGCTATGAAGGCTCTGGTTGTGGATGATGATTTGGCGCTGGCCGATGTGGTTTCGTTTACGCTGCGGCGCGGGGGGTATGAGGTGGTCGCAGCGCATGATGGTTTGACCGCCCTCGAACGCTGGGAGAGCGAATCGCCCGATATCATTGTTCTGGACCTGAACCTGCCCAAGCTCGATGGCTGGGAAGTTTGCCGCCGCATACGCTTACAAGACAACACCCCCATCATCATGCTCACCGTGCGCGGCGGTGAAGACGATATTGTGCAAGGCCTCAAACTGGGCGCCGATGATTATATTGTCAAACCGTTTAGCCCGCGGCAATTGCTGGCGCGTGTCGAGGCGGTGTTGCGCCGGTCGAGCATCGCGGCGCTCACCCCAGGGCCATTATCGGCTGGCAGTCTCACATTGGATATATCTCGCCATCAAATCACCCGCGATGATGAACTGCTCGCCAAACTTACCCCACTGGAAAACCGCCTGCTCGAAGTGCTGATGATAAACCAGGGTCAGGTGCTCACAGCCGAATCTCTAATTGATCACGTTTGGGGGCCAGGCATGGCCGATAAAGCCATGCTGAAACAATTGATCTACCGTTTGCGCAACAAAATCGAGTTTGATTCTTCTGCACCGCGCTGCCTGGAAACGGTGCCAGGCGTGGGATATTCGCTGACAGAGCATTGCTAGGGGCGTTTTCTGTTACCACTTTGTGACCAGTGCGCGACCGGACTTGTTACTTATTTCACATATACTCCTATTAAGGCTGGCTCAGGCCGCCCTTTCCAATAAATATTGGCGAATACTTCGCTAAGTGATTTTTTGAAGTAGCTGCTACAGGAGTAAATATGAATACAAAGTTGGATATTCTCAATCGGGTACGCAGTCTGGATAATAAAACGGTATTGCTGGCTATCGAAGAACTCCGCGCCCGCGGCTTGTTAGCCGATGGCGCGCTGAGTGGCGCTACCCTGTGCTATGCGCAACTGCAAGATGCCGATTTGATGAGCGCAGATTTATGTTCGGTAGATTTTCATCAGGCTCATTTGGAGTATGCCAATTTAAGCGGGGTAAATTTACACCAGGCGAAGTTGACACGCACCAACCTGCATGGCGCCAACCTCGATCAGGCCAATTTGAGTGAGGCAGATTTCTATAAGACAAATTTGCGGCGAGTTCGCAATCTCACCGATAAACAATTGGCGAAGGCAAAACGCCTGTGGGGTTCCATTATGCCCGATGGCGAACCCTACGATGGGCGTTATCACCTCGGTGGCGATCTGGAACTGGCGCAATGGGCTAATGTAGATATTTACGACCCGGAAGCAATGGCGAAATTCTACGGTGTTTCGGTAGAAACCTATCAAGCTCACAACCCATCTATTGAAGTAGCCTAAGGTTATTTTGTGGATAAAACGAACGCAATACTCAAATTAGCCCGCGATATCGCCACTGCCTGGGATTGGACCGCGGAGTTTGAACAGCCCGCCACAAATCGTCTGGATATCTATCTTCCCTCGGTTGAGCAAGTTGTCAATGTGGCCGCGGGTTTCGTTGTAAAGCAATTAGGGTATTTGACCGCCATCACCGGGCTGAGTTGCGCCCATGAGAATCAGGCTCCAGAGGCGCTTTACCATTTTTGCCGCGACAATGCCATTATCACCCTGCGAGCGCAGATTTCCCCCCCGCTAAACGGCCTGCCCTCCCTCGGTCAGATGATCCCTAACGCCAAAAATCTGGAGCGACACCTGCATCAGATGTGCGCTGCCAGCGCGGAAAATCCCTGGCGCTATTATTTCCCCATAGATGAATTTCACCTGGAATTGAAAACTGAAAATGAAAAAATTACCGCTTTTACTTTGGCTGCTGATGCTGCGCCCGTCGCCAATCCATCGCTCGACTGGCAACAGACGCTGGCGATTCTAACCCAAATTTATCAGGCCAGTCCGCAAGCGCATCGTTTGGCTTATTGTTTAGGGCTGGAGCAACTTGCCGAGGTGGACGCTCCGCCGCGTGCGCAGGCATTGCGACTTGTGCTGGCAGAATTGGAGCGCATTGCCGAAACGATCCAGATGTTGGGCGAGATAGAGAAAACCGCGGGATTCGCCCCCTTGGCTGTGACACAGCCCGAGGGTGCAGCCCCTTTTTTGCACTGGATCAACCAGATGGGCAGCACGCAGGCCATCATTCCCGGCGGTGTCATTGCAGAGCTTTCTGTCTCTCAAGCCGACGATATTTTAGCCGCCCTCCATACGCTGGATACACAATTACGCCGCGCGCTCGATCAAATTACCAACGACTCCCAATATCAACAGCGTTTACAGGGCAAAAATAAACGCTCGGCACGCCAAACCGATTTGATGGGCGTAACCGGCCCCCTGGCGCGGGCTGCCGGTGTGCCGCGCGATCTGCGCGGGGATGCCCCCTATGCAGGTTACCTGAATTATTCAGCAAATCTCGTATTGGAAAGCACCGGTGATCTTTTTGCCGGATTGATGGTGCAGTTGGTTGAATTGGGCGAGAGTATTCAACTCATCCGTCAGGTGCTGCATAACCTGCCCGCAGGCAGCCTTGCCGCGCAAATGCCTGCGACTATTCCGGCTGGCGAAGCGATCAGCAGGGTCGAAGCGCCGCAGGGCGAATTATTCTATTTCCTTAAAAGTGATGGCAGCGCCACCCCCCAGAA harbors:
- a CDS encoding extracellular solute-binding protein is translated as MKLKLTFFLALVLIFSVALIACRSNPETIDSETSAAVTEPLENEIVATETIAQPTIAQPTPEAITEVPAPISLPDLSDETVTFWHIWGNGARGEAMTAIIDEFNAANQWGITVESVDMGFYPQIEDAMYTGMQSGELPDAVIGYANALASWHNMGIMADLNAYFIDELVGFTSQEQEDFFPGTLSGAINPTGERIGLPLSQSSYVLFYNLSWAQALGFDQPPQNTQELRQQACAAAAATAGDTGGMVLYSGASYVMPWIYAFGDDGLTEDGLDYDFTTTTLHEVAQFWKTLWDEDCAFATETYPNPEFATRQALFVMSSSAGLPHQTEAMVAAGSPDVWTVLPFLGPDGTRAVNAASQYAAVVNNTPERSLAAWLFLRYFTTPEVQARWVAAGDYYPVRMSAVDLLKSYAKEHPQWLTGLELLDYGHAEPAMPSWGAVRSAVQDAFDAILTGAPEEIPVHLIQLNDLATEIKAQAGP
- the rnhA gene encoding ribonuclease HI; this encodes MPFPHVTIYTDGACSGNPGPGGWGVLLRFGSREKELSGGAGDTTNNRMELTAALEALRALTKPCQIDFYTDSEYLKNGITRWLAGWKRKGWKTSAKKPVKNQDLWQALDEAVQGHQISWHWVRGHAGQRENERVDQLARNAIGSQK
- a CDS encoding HAMP domain-containing protein yields the protein MSRRYLDSLTTRLMLTFVLVMLATLVAAGGLAYWFLRTQLKNETWREVAAQIGYLIITRPSPVIALIGGAILVVLAGSVLGGFTASRLTQPLSRLNEAALDISSGNLEKPVPIPESPYEISALATAFEVSRRNMRQAIEDLSRAKAWAETLIQSVVEGIVTIDEQGRITSFSDGAEQITAWQRSEVLAQSIDEIFKLPGSGTFTRQISAVGVMHQVGILNRYGQEITLAVTGARMRSPESAETQTALVLRNITDEEAAQQLRSYFLANISHEFRTPLAALNASVELLLEELHDLSRDEITELLESVHYSLIALQTLIDNLLESTSIEAGQFRIHSRPTQVKSVIGEAVRVMKPLLERRDQALRLQQPDHIPTIKADPTRLTQVLVNLLSNASKYSSMGDQIALRVELPAANMLRISVADQGPGVPTGDQGNLFRRFVRLDERGKAQYGVGLGLSVVKAIVEEHGGYVGLDERGGGGSIFWFEIPMDGELL
- a CDS encoding response regulator transcription factor, which translates into the protein MKALVVDDDLALADVVSFTLRRGGYEVVAAHDGLTALERWESESPDIIVLDLNLPKLDGWEVCRRIRLQDNTPIIMLTVRGGEDDIVQGLKLGADDYIVKPFSPRQLLARVEAVLRRSSIAALTPGPLSAGSLTLDISRHQITRDDELLAKLTPLENRLLEVLMINQGQVLTAESLIDHVWGPGMADKAMLKQLIYRLRNKIEFDSSAPRCLETVPGVGYSLTEHC
- a CDS encoding pentapeptide repeat-containing protein — its product is MNTKLDILNRVRSLDNKTVLLAIEELRARGLLADGALSGATLCYAQLQDADLMSADLCSVDFHQAHLEYANLSGVNLHQAKLTRTNLHGANLDQANLSEADFYKTNLRRVRNLTDKQLAKAKRLWGSIMPDGEPYDGRYHLGGDLELAQWANVDIYDPEAMAKFYGVSVETYQAHNPSIEVA